The Apis mellifera strain DH4 linkage group LG16, Amel_HAv3.1, whole genome shotgun sequence genome has a segment encoding these proteins:
- the LOC107965756 gene encoding uncharacterized protein LOC107965756 isoform X2 — translation MKNCKILNNLGCKDMHDVWINGYLRMVIIVQLNKRIFYKQMSFSNFYRFVLSIFYHRVRISSQAHWKK, via the exons ATGAAGAACTGCAAAATCTTGAATAATCTTGGCTGTAAAGATATGCATGATGTTTGGATCAATG gATATCTTAGAATGGTCATAATcgtacaattaaacaaaaggATATTCTACAAACAAAT gtcCTTCTCTAACTTCTACAGATTTgtattaagtatattttatcatcgtgTAAG AATCTCATCGCAAGCACACTGGAAGAAGTAG